The Populus alba chromosome 6, ASM523922v2, whole genome shotgun sequence genome contains a region encoding:
- the LOC118027968 gene encoding short chain aldehyde dehydrogenase 1, with amino-acid sequence MNSSSSLASFANRLAGKVAIITGGASGIGESTSRLFVEHGAKVIIADVQDQVGQSLCKELGTEDNVYYVHCDVTSDTDVKNVVDVAISKYGKLDIMYSNAGITGNIDPTILGTDNGDFKRVFEVNVYGGFLGAKHAARVMIPVKKGVILFTSSVASVACGESPHAYTMSKHAVVGLMKNLCVELGQYGIRANCISPCALATPLLRNAMGADKSFVEHVVCESANLKGVVPSPKDVAEAALYLGSDESKYVSGLNLMVDGGYSTTNQSFNMVLRNILS; translated from the exons ATGAACTCCTCTAGTTCACTAGCTTCTTTTGCAAACAG GTTAGCTGGTAAAGTGGCAATAATCACTGGAGGTGCTAGCGGGATTGGTGAGAGCACCTCCAGACTATTTGTTGAACATGGAGCGAAGGTCATTATAGCTGATGTCCAGGATCAAGTTGGTCAATCCCTTTGTAAAGAACTTGGCACGGAAGACAATGTTTACTATGTACATTGTGATGTCACTAGTGATACCGATGTCAAAAATGTTGTCGATGTTGCCATATCCAAGTATGGGAAGCTAGACATCATGTACAGCAACGCTGGCATTACTGGCAATATAGATCCAACAATATTAGGCACCGACAATGGAGATTTTAAAAGGGTTTTTGAAGTTAATGTGTATGGTGGTTTCTTGGGTGCAAAGCATGCTGCTAGAGTTATGATTCCTGTGAAAAAAGGCGTTATTCTCTTCACATCTAGCGTGGCTTCAGTGGCATGTGGTGAGTCGCCTCATGCTTATACAATGTCGAAGCATGCGGTGGTGGGGCTAATGAAGAATTTGTGCGTGGAACTAGGGCAATATGGAATAAGGGCTAACTGCATTTCTCCTTGTGCTCTTGCTACTCCACTGCTAAGAAATGCAATGGGAGCGGATAAAAGTTTTGTGGAGCATGTAGTTTGTGAATCTGCCAATCTGAAAGGAGTGGTGCCGTCACCCAAAGATGTGGCGGAGGCTGCCTTGTATTTAGGTAGCGATGAGTCCAAGTATGTGAGTGGACTAAATCTCATGGTTGATGGGGGATACAGCACCACTAACCAGTCCTTCAATATGGTATTAAGGAATATATTGTCCTGA